GTGAGCTCCTAAACACTTTCACTGTTTCAAAACCTGTGAACACTTCACATAAGACAACAACCAGCTCTGACTAATGTTTCCTTGTTGCTAATAGTTGTTAACACTGGGGTCAAACCAGGTAGAGCTGCTGACCTGAggtctttatttattgttttacagtggTGGATTGTAACTTAATACATTTAGGCTACTCAAGTACTTAAGCACAACTTTTAGGTTGTTgtattgtacttgagtatttccatgatatgtaactttctacttctacttcattttGCTACTTCATTAGCTGCCAgtattagttacttttcagatcaagatttaacataaaaacatgatgatttaaaaatgattagacattttttcaattaaacctcataacagtatattaagtctttaaaatgagccctaggatgcttacataaatgcatcaataaaaataataatccaataatatataacaatcagtaggtccattctgcataacgagtacttttacttttgatactttaagtacattttttatgctgatacttttgtacttttactaaagtaagttttgaatgcagtatttttacctcactttttttttacttaagtaagtgatctgaatacttttccaaccctgctgttttattatttattctaaatgtaaaaaaaaaaaaatgtaagaaagaaatttaagaaaaatataagtATATGTAGGAGTGACCGGGGTTGGTTGGCACACTTTTCGCCATCTGTCCTATTTCTCTGGCacaatttagtttttaatattCTAACTAGGCTACATGGTTGtgtggtgactctaaattgcctgcaTGTGAGTGTGAATCTCTGTGTCAGCCAACCAggcctcttgcccaatgtcaccCCAACAAAAGAAATGATTAACTCGGTCTAACTATAAAATGTGCTTGCATGTACTCaagttttcttaaaattagGCAATTTGTGATCAAAATCCTGTTTTGCAACATTACTTGGCACTGGGATGTATTTCATCCTGATAAATTACTCAGAGTAATCTGACCTAACCTTGAAAAGTGGTGATGTAACAGGTTTACTTGCAACTTGCATCTGTATATCCAGTGATGATTAACTTTGCAAAAAACTCTTTTGTTCTGCAGATTCTGAGCcagtatcaaatcaaatcaatctgTCAGGCCATCATCGAGTCAGGAAAACAGTACGCCAAGAGGAAGAGAAAGCCGTTCCCCCTCATGTACTCGTACTATGGAACAGAGTATCTTGGTAagaactgcagctttgtttgttAGTTCTATGTGAGTAACCATTGAGAAGTTAAGATTTTAGCCTCTTACTGCTGTTCTCTGACTGAAGGAGGATCTTCTGTTATCACTCAATGACGGCTTCAGATGTGTTAATATGTGTAAAGCTAACTTTCCTTTTCTTGATTGCATCGGATGAAGACAGCCGTGAGGACCGGAGATCCTCAGTTACTTTCACACCAACACTGAGTTCATAGTAAGCATAGCCTTGATGGCCACTTCTGCATGGATACAACAAGAACTGGGGTTGACGGCATGACCCCATTTTGAAGAAGTGTACTGGCACAGAAGCTAAGAAATGTACTGCTGTGAACAGTGGCAGCAGCAAAACGTATTTCATCCAACTAAATAAAATCGGTTTCAGTGTACGCTGTACCACTTTACTTACCTTGTGgccagccctgtttaagttaacgcagggggaactgaagctgctgtgctctcctcaaagccaccagattccattgaaaaaaactgtaattttaccttgcagaacacaggagctgctggtctactgctgcctttatcagtttgtttttctttgttacagtgtgactttggtgtgttAAAAGATTGGTTCGTACTCACCAAAGactcacaataacacaaactaacagaTCACGGCAGTgctagaccagcaactcctgtgttctgcaaagtaaaattaatgttttcttcaatggagtttggtggctttgaAAAAAGCATAGATAACGACTTTAGTTCTCCATGTaaaagggctgtctgacggctatggaagaattatcctatctttattcaagagcatagattttcagtttgagagcatgattttattccttttcatttTAACAGCTTCTTCTTGGCTCAGATTTATTCTCcccatgctcacattttgtgctcgCACTCAGACTTCTGCTGATTTCTTTAGAAATATTTGCTTGAActaaaaaatcacatgcttgtgctgaCATTTCTTCTTCGCTCAcattcaaatatgtcctgtaCGCACTCAGATCGAAAGTCCACACGCTTAGATCTAAATTGCACACACTCAGAACAAGACTAAAGGATGTCCctccctgcccttcaaacaacGCATTTGCATGTCTGAGCATGGGAAGGAGCTGTgtcactgaaaaggaataaaatcatacTCTCAAATTGAAAATTTACacttttgaataaaaataggataattcttccatagacATCAAGGTAAAAGTGatggaaatattctaaatatagcctTAACTTAAAGTTAGTTTTAGGGATGTAAAAGTCATTAtaagcagtacattgcttagcttctgtgctggTCCACTCTAGATAAGCACCTCAAATAACCCCACTTATTATTCCTTTAAGGTAAAGATCTCTGGATGTTTATTGAACACACCTGGTTAAAGATGCTGCATGTGTTACAGTTTGCTTGTTCTGAAAAACTGGCTCACACAGACATGTCTCTTACATGATTTGCTCAACatcaaaaagctgcagattgaAAAGATAATTCACAGACACATCCCAATGACTTTAGTCTATATTTGAGGATCGTGCAGCTGCTTATGTACTTGACAGGAGCTGATCTAATCATCAATTTCTTGGAGCTGGCAAACAAAACATCCACTGCCAATTTAAAACTGTCAAGTATGTGCAGCGGGGTGTACTTTAGGAGATAAGACGCATCAAAAACATGTTCTCCAGTAGtcctttgtgtctgtctgtctgtgtgcccGGCATGGTGTCTCCCTGCATGCCTGGTTTGGTGGGTGCATGTGTGATCCCTCGTGTTAGGTGCAGCCCACGGCCTCTCATCGGTGCTGCAGATGCTGCTGAGCTACCAGGACGTGCTCAGTCAGGCAGAGAGAGACCTGGTGTGGCAGAGCGTGGATTTCCTCATGAATCAGGAGCAGAACTGTAACTGGCCCGCAGAGCTGGGCGCCATCATCCAGAGAGAGAACGAGCTGGTGCACTGGTGCCACGGGGCCCCGGGTACATATCACTCTGCTCAGCTGTCCACACGTGGCTCCCCTGTTGTTGTTTCCACTGCTGAATGCTCTTTCCTCTTACGCAGGTGTGGCGTATCTTTTCGCCAAAGCCTATCTGATCAATAAGAAGCCGCAGTATTTGGACACGTGTATCCGCAGCGGGGAGCTTGTGTGGCAGAAAGGTCTGCTGAAGAAGGGACCTGGGATTTGTCACGGAGTGGCAGGAAGCGCTTACGTCTTCCTCCTGCTCTATCGGCTCACAGGCCACTCCAAATACATGTACCGTGCTCAGAGGCAAGAAATCCCTCCTACTGTTCCCCACAGGGCTATGGTCTGGAGTTTAGAAATACAGAGGTCAAACTCCACCTATGAAACCAACCCAGAGATTAAGTATGTGACAGCCacctcattttatttttaggcaGTTTGACTTGAGGGATGACGGTTCTGGACTGTCAGTCCAGAACACTCACTGTCACTGAAATTTCTCTACTGTCATGAATATTTATGGACGAATCTGGCTGTGGTTTACAGTAAAAGCTCTCAGCATCTATTAGATGAATTATTATGTAGTTTGCAGACTCTAATGTTGCTGATCAATGATCTTTGTTGACCTTATTTATGTGTATAAGCATCATCAGGCCAATATTTCTAACCTTCAGTGCAGAAATTTGTCTCCTTTTATTGCACCTCAGGATGCGGTggataacataaataataaaaagcattgCATTGCAAGTTTATCagttaaaataaagtatatttgcacagtttaaaaaaatatatatatgtcacaaaggattagcagtTTATCAcaatctgtttcatttacattttagacgacgtcccaacttttttgtacACTTTCATAGAGCCACTAGCATAGCTTCCAGAAATAatcaacttttaaaaatattgactTCAAGAGAATATAAATTACGCCGTCATGTTTGTGTGCAGAGAAAATACAGAAGACATGACCTCGTGTTGCAGCTATCTCTTCTATATATTCATGTAAAATGCTTTTGTTCATACGTGTCTCTTCCCTTCTTTCCTCCTCAAAGGTTTGCAGAGTTCCTCTTCACTGAGGAGTTTAAGTCCGGCTCCTGCTCGGTCACCAGTGTCTACAGTCTGTTCGAAGGCCTGTCAGGGACGGTTTGTTTCCTGGTCGACCTCCTGCAGCCCGACTGGTCGGAGTTCCCTCTTTTTAGCGTCTTTGTGTGAATGGAGCCCGGCTTACTGCTGTTCACTGACCTGAACAGACACTGCTCCCTCCCTCTGATTCCTCCACAGCTGGATTGGTGGAAGCATTAAGCACCTGGATTGAAGCTGTGATCAGAGTGGGCGTGGAGGGATGGATGGTATTTGTTTGGGATTTAGAAAATCACATGTGAGTACAGTTGCAGTAGAAAAATCTTGTGTTGTGTCTATGCTGAAGTGGATGTTCAGCCTCAAGGCTTTACCAGATTCACACCAATTACTGAAACATTCCCCATTTCAATGTACAGCGTACTACTAAAGCTGAGGTTTTCAAACTGCTGGGCATGAAGCGAAGATACTGCATGAGATGAATTTGAGTCAAAACTGAGTCAAAGTCAAAAGACACACATATTTTTAGATATTGTGACTTACTCTTCTCGAGAACTTAATACTTGTATCAACCTGGCCTCCTAAAAATGATGTTGTCctacaacaaaactgcattgtCAATTATGTTTCAAGGTAGAAGCATTACCTCCCAGCTTATGTTTATCTTTGAAATATCACAACTATGTTTTAAAGCCAAAATAAGTCCACATAGCGAAAAGAACAGGGTGGATGGgtaggtcaaacaaacacaggactttgctTATACAGGCTAAATCCATTGCACACCACTGACTGAAAATTGAAACAAATACAggccaaaatatattaaaaatacatcttaagcaagtggcaacctccagggcttaaaacaaaccaaacaatacAGAAGCAccaaaaaactgcagttcctcgactggccacttgaggctctctgcaaatttattttctcatagacccctatgttaaaatgccaaactttACAGTGGAGATAAACAGATTTTGgtacaaaaaactgtttttatctcTATTACTAAATACCTATTCATGACAACTTTATGAGAGGATGCATTTTTATATAACTCAcccatataaataatattaaggattaaagttatgcataattaagtgCATGGGCACTTTGAGTGGCAGGTGGGTGCTGTCACGTGTGGTGTGTTTGAGCAACCAGTGGACTTCATTTGCAGTCCAGGGAGTAGAGTTATCTCAATTTCATCTGTCAGTCTTTGAAAACCCCTCAGCTTTGGCAGTTTTTAAGAGGTAATGCTGAGTGATGATTAAAGCTGCAGCACttaaagatgaagaagaagctgCTCTAAAGTCAGAAagaaacatgcacacatgccaTTTAACAGCTATAATAAATTGCAATTGCacccaaaagagaaaaacaagtgTCACATAATgcctttaaacatttttctattgCTTCACCAGCTCAGCTTTGACCTTAAGGTTATGTCTTTAGGGTAATATTGTTGTCACAACCTTAAGTGATAAATATAATGGAGAGATTTTGATACTGAACTTGAGGTACGACCTGGTGGAAACAAGTGCAGATTAGGAATGTCTTTTCAGTAGTCTCACTTTGTGCAATATGACTTCCAATAAACTGTGTTAGTTACTGTATGGGATCCTTTAGATGTTCAATACTTTATGTGTGATTTGTTATTACTTTTAGCCTGTTGAATAAATGTCAGACTGCAGGtcaaaagagtaaaaaatgtgagaatttAATTTTCATTCTTAAAAAAACCCGAATTCCTTGTATTTCAACATGATCTCAGATTCTCTTGCTGGCAACATTGGAAACTGAAAATGCCTTTTGGCAGTGTAATCATGGCTCCAAATGTTGGCTGTGAATATTAGCAAACCAAAGTAGTTTCCAGATGCTtccgtgtgtgttttttgcatttgcaATCCAAGCTGTCCACAACAAAGTCTgatgaattattgttataaataaagtgtccagATGAAATTAAATTGCggtttggtttgtgtttttttttttattatctttaattGCCTTTACAGTCTGACATAataaatgaccattaaaaaaagtaaaacaaataacTTTGACAATACTCACTATGTCACTCCATTTGATCATGATGTTAAAGGTTTGTTGCATTCCTATGATAGTATTGCGTACACATTGGTGTAGCAGAGGAAGCAAAATCAACTCATTAATGCAATAAATACTCTCATATTGCACATGTTATCTTGAATAAAATCATAAGATATGGgtctaagaaaaaaaagatttcggctttattatatatatatatatatatatacctctttccatgaaatgattgtgacaatgtgatttattgttgacaaataaaatgtatcttcTCTCTCTaattgtattaatcaatctcttccaaacatatcactaTTAAAATTAAACCAAAATTGACTTGGATTGTGccagaaaacaaaattattacaactgtATGGGCGA
This sequence is a window from Centropristis striata isolate RG_2023a ecotype Rhode Island chromosome 10, C.striata_1.0, whole genome shotgun sequence. Protein-coding genes within it:
- the LOC131978866 gene encoding lanC-like protein 3; the protein is MTKVFFLSHPWIREQADRSAAACVLRSLSVMESLRCFENRFSDYRGLLLPAQGAPAVVPAITATVDKILKKVPIDISEQDGGLYDGPAGVAYMLYHVSECPLFSEKREGYLKTAKQIIDVSVRYVDAEPDKNMRAAFLLGGAGIYAVAAMIYKSMGLADFVKPLTKFRNMWEVCAPISFLECGSDELFVGRAGYLCAALVLKQRLGIEILSQYQIKSICQAIIESGKQYAKRKRKPFPLMYSYYGTEYLGAAHGLSSVLQMLLSYQDVLSQAERDLVWQSVDFLMNQEQNCNWPAELGAIIQRENELVHWCHGAPGVAYLFAKAYLINKKPQYLDTCIRSGELVWQKGLLKKGPGICHGVAGSAYVFLLLYRLTGHSKYMYRAQRFAEFLFTEEFKSGSCSVTSVYSLFEGLSGTVCFLVDLLQPDWSEFPLFSVFV